From the genome of Microbispora sp. ZYX-F-249, one region includes:
- a CDS encoding acyltransferase family protein, producing MASNRSRLAWLDALRGVAAPAVALHHSAWTFVPAVWAEVDRRVDVGTWGVFVFFLVSGYIIPASLERRGDLRAFWTGRAFRLLPLLLAALALALLLAYAGVFETSPGLDNRPPPLVALANLTMLQELLGVPSVIGVMWTLSYEMAFYLMTAGLFAVRQAHRPAPIAVVLAVAAVPLGLLMPHATINGGADPAAAILGVAVVLVIAVTMLANGRLRTAAAVIGGLLGLALVVLGSRIGAGQGLVIAAMMFAGTAVHRAERGMLRWRWAVAALLTVLACGVLVAREPAWASAVLLAAGFFVLVFALRRRSFPRWLAYLGVISFSLYLLHPLLLRAVPNLPVFFLALLVLGHVAYRLVESPGQRLGRRLNTRRGAAAGSEAVRGERGRLPDGA from the coding sequence ATGGCATCAAACCGCTCCCGGCTGGCATGGCTGGACGCCTTGCGGGGGGTCGCCGCTCCGGCCGTGGCGCTGCACCACTCGGCCTGGACCTTCGTCCCGGCCGTCTGGGCGGAGGTCGACCGCAGGGTCGACGTCGGCACCTGGGGTGTCTTCGTGTTCTTCCTGGTCAGCGGGTACATCATTCCGGCCTCGCTGGAGCGGCGGGGCGACCTGCGGGCCTTCTGGACCGGCCGGGCCTTCCGGCTCCTCCCGCTGCTGCTCGCCGCGCTCGCCCTCGCGCTGCTCCTCGCGTACGCCGGGGTGTTCGAGACGTCCCCGGGTCTCGACAACCGGCCACCGCCGCTCGTCGCGCTGGCCAACCTCACGATGCTGCAGGAACTCCTCGGCGTCCCCTCGGTGATCGGCGTGATGTGGACGCTGTCGTACGAGATGGCGTTCTACCTGATGACGGCGGGGCTGTTCGCCGTACGGCAGGCACACAGGCCGGCGCCGATCGCCGTGGTCCTCGCGGTGGCGGCCGTGCCGCTCGGGCTGCTCATGCCGCACGCGACGATCAACGGCGGCGCGGACCCGGCCGCCGCGATCCTGGGCGTCGCGGTGGTCCTGGTCATCGCCGTGACCATGCTCGCGAACGGGCGCCTCAGGACGGCTGCCGCGGTGATCGGCGGCCTTCTCGGCCTGGCCCTGGTCGTCCTCGGCAGCAGGATCGGCGCGGGCCAAGGGCTGGTCATCGCGGCCATGATGTTCGCCGGGACGGCCGTCCACCGCGCGGAGCGGGGCATGCTCCGGTGGAGGTGGGCCGTCGCCGCCCTGCTGACGGTCCTCGCCTGCGGTGTCCTGGTGGCGCGCGAGCCCGCCTGGGCTTCGGCGGTCCTGCTGGCGGCCGGGTTCTTCGTGCTCGTGTTCGCGCTGCGGCGCCGGTCGTTCCCCCGGTGGCTCGCATACCTCGGGGTGATCAGCTTCTCCCTGTATCTGCTGCACCCGCTCCTGCTGCGGGCCGTCCCGAACCTGCCGGTGTTCTTCCTCGCCCTGCTGGTCCTCGGCCATGTGGCGTACCGGCTCGTGGAGTCCCCCGGCCAGCGCCTCGGCCGCCGCCTGAACACCAGGCGCGGCGCCGCCGCCGGGTCCGAAGCCGTGCGGGGTGAGCGGGGGCGCCTGCCGGACGGTGCGTGA
- a CDS encoding serine/threonine-protein kinase yields MRPPRVTNRVVPPHPLDPGDPERIGDHRLVGVLGEGGQGTVYLARDASGAQVAIKVLHARAAMDATSRRRFLREAETARRLAPFCTARVLDAGSHHGRPYIVTEYIPGPSLATAVAEDGPRTGSGLHRLAVATLTSLAAIHRAGIVHRDFKPGNVILGPEGPVVIDFGIATAADHTVSGGGMAGTPAFIAPEQLAGQRPGPASDVFSWAVTIAYAATGRLPFAGPTVPAILMAISAREPDLSGVPADLRPLLEAGLAKDPAARPAASGLLRALTGGGDAAAVTRPADSAAVPRPDEQAQTVGSGAAIAEGRPRRRWAVGLAAGVTALLVAGGVLLLYVPRDGDEAVPPGGSLLYGDDFGERGNWDGYTFDPGATGDRRTTRGYEIERGVFTVRADRSGPVNTALSPVPAKTDAAAGRDVLVGVTAELREGAGQGGFGLVCRWDEDAPSGYAFLLGLDGTARVVRQSGGTRLDVVPPVKAAPPRAGRAVRLQAACRGSRLTFWVDGTRALDAEDAQPLPPGPHHQAGILARVPEAGSSAVTVSFDDFSVRKAN; encoded by the coding sequence GTGCGGCCGCCGCGCGTGACGAACCGCGTCGTGCCGCCGCACCCCCTCGACCCCGGTGATCCCGAGCGGATCGGCGACCACCGGCTCGTCGGCGTCCTCGGCGAAGGCGGCCAGGGCACGGTCTACCTCGCGCGGGACGCCTCGGGAGCCCAGGTCGCGATCAAGGTGCTGCACGCCAGGGCCGCCATGGACGCCACGAGCCGCCGCCGCTTCCTGCGGGAGGCGGAGACGGCCCGCAGGCTCGCCCCCTTCTGCACGGCCCGCGTGCTCGACGCCGGGTCCCATCACGGGCGGCCGTACATCGTCACCGAGTACATCCCCGGGCCCTCGCTGGCGACGGCGGTCGCCGAGGACGGCCCGCGTACGGGCAGCGGGCTCCACCGCCTCGCCGTCGCCACGCTGACGTCCCTCGCCGCGATCCACCGGGCCGGGATCGTGCACCGCGACTTCAAGCCGGGCAACGTGATCCTCGGCCCCGAGGGGCCCGTGGTCATCGACTTCGGCATCGCGACCGCCGCCGACCACACCGTCAGCGGGGGCGGCATGGCCGGCACGCCCGCCTTCATCGCCCCCGAGCAGCTCGCCGGGCAGCGGCCCGGCCCCGCCTCCGACGTGTTCAGCTGGGCCGTGACGATCGCGTACGCCGCGACCGGGCGCCTGCCCTTCGCCGGGCCGACCGTGCCGGCCATCCTGATGGCCATCTCGGCCCGCGAGCCCGACCTGTCCGGCGTGCCCGCCGACCTTCGCCCGCTGCTGGAGGCGGGCCTGGCGAAGGATCCCGCCGCCCGGCCCGCCGCCTCCGGCCTGCTGCGCGCCCTCACCGGCGGCGGCGACGCCGCCGCGGTCACCCGGCCGGCCGATTCAGCAGCGGTGCCGCGGCCGGACGAGCAGGCTCAGACGGTCGGCTCGGGCGCCGCGATCGCCGAAGGCCGCCCGAGGCGGCGGTGGGCCGTGGGGCTCGCGGCGGGCGTGACGGCCCTGCTCGTCGCGGGCGGAGTCCTCCTGCTGTACGTGCCCCGCGACGGCGACGAGGCGGTTCCTCCGGGCGGCAGCCTGCTGTACGGCGACGACTTCGGCGAGCGGGGCAACTGGGACGGTTACACCTTCGATCCCGGCGCGACCGGCGACCGGCGCACGACGCGCGGTTACGAGATCGAGCGCGGTGTCTTCACGGTCCGCGCCGACCGCTCCGGCCCGGTCAACACCGCGCTGTCGCCCGTGCCCGCCAAAACCGACGCCGCGGCCGGGCGCGACGTGCTGGTCGGCGTGACGGCCGAGCTGCGGGAGGGGGCGGGACAGGGCGGCTTCGGGCTCGTGTGCCGGTGGGACGAGGACGCCCCCAGCGGATACGCGTTCCTGCTCGGGCTGGACGGCACCGCCCGCGTGGTGCGGCAGTCCGGGGGGACGCGTCTCGACGTCGTGCCGCCGGTGAAGGCGGCCCCGCCGCGCGCCGGGCGCGCGGTGCGCCTCCAGGCCGCCTGCCGGGGCTCCCGCCTCACGTTCTGGGTCGACGGCACGCGCGCTCTCGACGCCGAGGACGCCCAACCTCTGCCGCCCGGCCCGCACCACCAGGCGGGGATCCTCGCTCGCGTGCCCGAGGCCGGGAGCAGCGCGGTCACCGTATCGTTCGACGATTTCAGCGTCCGCAAGGCGAATTGA